One window of Pieris napi chromosome 1, ilPieNapi1.2, whole genome shotgun sequence genomic DNA carries:
- the LOC125050519 gene encoding myosin tail region-interacting protein MTI1-like, giving the protein MDKEQCLKLIRLYGEYRRLWDAQCPDYTNRGLREDAWRKISQEMNLPIAELKKKMDSLLGSYRREKSREKKSRITGSGRGEIYVSNWYAYEAFSFLGDRNHPGNTQDTLGEENASLDNTRNDDGYNEEKNETSNSTTTEGPKQKSTRPKKRSKMNESDDLTDNAISEALTLLQQCASDNISEKNDPYNVYGQYIGNELRKYDKITLAYVKNAINKIIFDADMGAYSGYSYYTQSYGEHDNLRYMSHPSSSSTPSTYSMPAASPMPSTSPMPPTSPMPPTSPMPPASSMPSTSPMPAASPMPPISPISMPPPPPSPAPHH; this is encoded by the exons ATGGATAAAGAACAGTGTCTTAAATTAATACGACTATATGGTGAATATAGACGACTTTGGGATGCGCAATGTCCTGATTACACAAATAGAGGACTAAGGGAAGATGCATGGAGAAAAATAAGCCAGGAAATGAACCTTCCAATAGctgaattaaagaaaaaaatggacTCTTTACTAGGGTCTTACAGGAGGGAAAAGTCgagagaaaaaaaaagccgAATCACAGGAtcag GTCGTGGTGAAATATATGTTTCGAATTGGTATGCCTATGAAGCCTTCAGTTTTCTAGGAGATAGAAATCACCCAGGAAATACACAAGATACTTTAGGTGAAGAA AATGCAAGTCTGGATAATACTCGAAATGATGACGGTTATAacgaagaaaaaaatgaaacTTCAAACTCGACGACAACGGAAGGACCTAAACAAAAGTCaactagacctaaaaagagaTCCAAAATGAACGAAAGTGATGATCTTACTGATAACGCCATATCTGAAGCATTAACACTCTTACAACAGTGTGCAAGCGATAATATATCAGAAAAAAATGATCCCTATAATGTGTATGGCCAATATATAGGAAATGAGTTGAGAAAgtatgataaaattacattagcatacgtaaaaaatgcaataaataaaattatctttgaTGCAGACATGGGAGCATACAGtggttatagttattatactCAATCATATGGTGAACACGAtaatttaagatatatgtCTCATCCCTCTTCCTCATCGACGCCATCTACATATTCGATGCCTGCTGCCTCACCAATGCCTTCTACCTCACCGATGCCTCCTACTTCACCGATGCCTCCTACTTCACCGATGCCTCCTGCCTCATCGATGCCTTCTACTTCACCGATGCCTGCTGCCTCACcaatgcctcctatctcacCAATTTCGATGCCTCCCCCTCCTCCTTCTCCAGCTCctcatcattaa